A genomic stretch from Halorhodospira halophila SL1 includes:
- the rlmN gene encoding 23S rRNA (adenine(2503)-C(2))-methyltransferase RlmN — MRSAPADHEAVHAERRSGPVELLGLDRPRLAAFFDTLGEKRFRARQIMQWLHQRHVYDFDEMTDLSKALRQRLREHARVGLPEVAADQQASDGTRKWVVRLADGNCVEAVYIPEPKRGTLCISSQAGCPMGCTFCATGEGGFSRNLTAAEIVGQVHVARQHLPEGAITNIVFMGMGEPLLNFDPVISASRVFTDDYGFVLSKRRVTISTSGVVHAIERMQRVTDVSLAVSLHAPNNELRNQLVPLNRKNPLERLLPACHAYIAEKPHRRITWEYVMLDGVNDQDEHARELLQRLRGIPSKVNLIPFNPYPGARYGRTPDRQVRRFADRLLEHGLTATIRETRGDDIDGACGQLVGEIRDARASKVARPA; from the coding sequence ATGAGATCTGCTCCCGCTGACCACGAGGCGGTGCATGCCGAGCGCCGGTCGGGTCCGGTCGAGCTGCTAGGGCTCGATCGGCCCCGGTTGGCGGCCTTCTTCGATACCCTGGGCGAGAAGCGGTTTCGCGCCCGGCAGATCATGCAGTGGCTGCATCAACGCCACGTGTACGACTTCGACGAGATGACCGACCTCAGTAAGGCGTTGCGCCAGCGGCTGCGTGAGCACGCCCGGGTCGGTCTCCCCGAGGTGGCTGCGGATCAGCAGGCCAGCGACGGCACCCGCAAGTGGGTGGTGCGCCTGGCCGACGGCAACTGTGTCGAGGCCGTCTACATCCCCGAGCCCAAACGCGGGACGCTGTGCATCTCCTCCCAGGCCGGGTGCCCGATGGGTTGCACCTTTTGCGCCACCGGCGAGGGCGGTTTCTCGCGGAACCTCACCGCTGCCGAGATCGTGGGTCAGGTCCATGTGGCGCGCCAGCACCTTCCGGAGGGGGCGATTACCAACATCGTCTTCATGGGAATGGGCGAGCCGTTGCTCAACTTCGACCCGGTCATTTCGGCCTCACGCGTGTTCACCGACGACTACGGGTTCGTGCTCTCCAAGCGTCGGGTGACCATCTCGACCTCGGGCGTCGTCCACGCCATCGAGCGCATGCAACGCGTCACGGATGTCAGCCTGGCGGTATCGCTGCACGCGCCCAACAACGAACTGCGCAACCAGTTGGTCCCGCTCAACCGCAAGAATCCCCTCGAGCGCCTGCTGCCGGCCTGCCACGCCTATATCGCGGAAAAGCCGCATCGGCGGATCACCTGGGAGTACGTCATGCTCGATGGGGTGAACGATCAGGACGAGCACGCCCGCGAGCTGCTCCAGCGGCTGCGCGGGATCCCGTCGAAGGTGAACCTGATTCCGTTCAACCCCTATCCCGGGGCGCGCTACGGCCGCACGCCGGACCGCCAGGTGCGCCGGTTTGCGGATCGGCTGCTCGAGCACGGACTAACCGCGACCATCCGCGAGACCCGCGGGGATGACATCGACGGCGCCTGTGGACAACTCGTCGGCGAGATTCGCGACGCCCGGGCCAGCAAGGTGGCGAGACCGGCGTGA
- the ndk gene encoding nucleoside-diphosphate kinase: MAVERTLSIIKPDAVAQNAIGEILARFERSGLRVVAARMVRLSTEQAESFYAVHKERPFFNDLVGFMTSGPVMVQVLEGEDAIRKNREIMGATNPKEAAAGTLRHDFAESIDANAVHGSDSPETAENEIEFFFKADEICSR; encoded by the coding sequence ATGGCCGTCGAGCGAACCCTTTCCATCATTAAACCGGATGCCGTCGCGCAGAACGCCATCGGCGAGATCCTTGCGCGCTTCGAGCGCTCCGGGCTGCGTGTCGTGGCCGCGCGTATGGTGCGGCTGAGCACCGAGCAGGCCGAGAGCTTCTACGCCGTGCACAAGGAGCGCCCCTTCTTCAACGATCTGGTCGGCTTCATGACCTCCGGGCCGGTGATGGTGCAGGTCCTCGAGGGCGAGGATGCCATCCGCAAGAACCGCGAGATCATGGGCGCCACCAACCCCAAGGAGGCCGCCGCCGGTACCCTGCGCCACGACTTTGCCGAGAGCATCGACGCCAACGCGGTTCACGGATCGGATAGCCCCGAGACGGCGGAAAACGAGATCGAGTTCTTCTTTAAGGCCGATGAGATCTGCTCCCGCTGA
- a CDS encoding HesB/IscA family protein: MPVTLTERAARHVEKMLASEDAAQGLRLGIKASGCSGFAYVVDYAQEIGEQDLVVENHGVKVVVAQQHRPFLEGTEVDYVRDGINYRFDFRNPNVRDLCGCGESFAV; this comes from the coding sequence ATGCCAGTGACCCTGACCGAACGTGCCGCGCGGCATGTCGAGAAGATGCTCGCCAGCGAGGATGCCGCGCAGGGCCTGCGCCTGGGCATCAAGGCGAGCGGCTGCTCCGGTTTCGCCTACGTGGTGGATTACGCCCAGGAGATCGGCGAGCAGGATCTGGTCGTCGAGAACCACGGGGTGAAGGTGGTGGTGGCGCAGCAGCATCGGCCCTTCCTGGAAGGGACGGAGGTGGACTACGTCCGTGACGGCATCAACTACCGTTTCGATTTCCGGAATCCGAACGTCCGGGATCTGTGTGGGTGCGGCGAGAGCTTTGCCGTCTGA